Proteins co-encoded in one Pseudochaenichthys georgianus chromosome 22, fPseGeo1.2, whole genome shotgun sequence genomic window:
- the vcpkmt gene encoding protein N-lysine methyltransferase METTL21D yields MAADSEEGDYFVREIEKNDGFSLKVKQCYLGDVGCVVWDAAIVLAKYLETKPFYDPPSGVNVWAGRTVVELGAGTGVVGLMAATLGADVTVTDLEDLQTLLRLNIQENQALIKSGSVTAKVLKWGEDVSDFRPPTHYVLMADCIYYEQSIVPLVESLKLLSGPETCIICCYEQRTEGVNPKVEKQFFELLQRNFNCEEIPSEKQDPEFSSPDIHILHIRRKA; encoded by the exons ATGGCGGCTGATTCAGAAGAGGGTGATTATTTTGTGAGAGAAATTGAGAAAAACGACGGCTTTTCCCTAAAAGTGAAGCAGTGCTACTTGGGAGATGTTGGCTGTGTTGTTTGGGATGCAGCTATTGTCCTGGCAAAATATTTAGAGACGAAGCCGTTTTATGATCCGCCCTCAGGAGTGAACGTGTGGGCTGGGAGGACTGTGGTGGAGTTAGGAGCTGGGACAGGAGTTGTTGGGCTGATGGCAGCAACACTGGG AGCTGACGTTACTGTGACAGACCTGGAGGATTTGCAGACCCTCCTGAGGTTGAACATCCAGGAAAACCAGGCACTAATCAAAAGTGGATCAGTTACTGCCAAGGTACTGAAATG GGGTGAAGATGTGTCTGACTTCCGACCTCCCACACATTATGTCCTTATGGCTGATTGCATATATTATGAGCAG TCTATTGTTCCTCTGGTGGAGAGCTTGAAGCTGCTCTCGGGGCCAGAAACCTGCATTATTTGCTGCTATGAGCAACGCACAGAAGGAGTCAACCCAAAAGTGGAGAAGCAGTTTTTTGAG TTGCTGCAAAGAAACTTCAACTGTGAGGAGATCCCTTCAGAAAAGCAAGACCCAGAGTTTAGTAGTCCAGACATCCACATCCTGCACATCCGGAGAAAAGCCTGA